Within Sebastes fasciatus isolate fSebFas1 chromosome 19, fSebFas1.pri, whole genome shotgun sequence, the genomic segment AACTGATTATCAATGGTTTCAATGTTTTAATGGTTCAATGGTTCAATGGTTCAATGGTTCAATGGTTCAATGGTTCAATGGTTCAATGGTTTCAATGGTTCAATGGTTCAATGGTTCAATGTTTTAATGGTTCAATGGTTCAATGGTTCAATGGTTCAATGGTTCAATGGTTCAATGGTTTAATGGTTCAATGGTTTCAATGTTTTAATGGTTCAATGGTTCAATGGTTTAATGGTTCAATGGTTTCAATGGTTCAATGGTTCAATGGTTCAATGGTTCAATGGTTCAATGTTTTAATGGTTCAATGGTTCAATGGTTTCAATGTTTTAATGGTTCAATGGTTCAATGGTTTAATGGTTCAATGGTTTCAATGGTTCAATGGTTCAATGGTTCAATGGTTCAATGGTTCAATGGTTCAATGGTTTAATGGTTTCAGTGGTTTCAATGGTTTCAATGTTTTAATGGTTCAATGGTTCAATGGTTTAATGGTTCAATGGTTTCAATGGTTCAATGGTTCAATGGTTCAATGGTTCAATGGTTCAATGGTTCAATGGTTTAATGGTTTCAGTGGTTTCAATGGTTTCAATGTTTTAATGGTTCAATGGTTCAATGGTTTCAATGGTTTCAATGGTTTAATGTTtcaattgtttaatgtttcaatgGTTTAATGGTTCAGTGGTTTCAATGGTTCAATGGTTCAATGGTTTAATGGTTTCAGTGGTTTCAATGGTTTCAATGGTTAAATGTTTCAATGGTTCAATAGTTTCAATGGTTCAGTGGTTCAATGGTTCAATGGTTTCAATGGTTCAATGGTTTAGTGGTTCAATGGTTCAATAGTTTCAATGGTTCAGTGGTTCAATGGTTCAATGGTTTCAATGGTTTCAATGGTTTCAATGGTTCAATGGTTTAATGGTTCAATGGTTCAATAGTTCCAATGGTTCAATGGTTCAATGGTTTCATGGTTTCAGTGGTTTCAATGGATTATTGTTTCAATGGTTCAATGGTTCAATGGTTTAATGTTTCAATGGTTCAATGGTTTCAATGGTTAATGTTTCAATGGTTTCAATGGTTCAATGTTTCAATGGTTCAATGGTTTCAATGGTTTCAATGTTTCAATGGTTTCAATGGTTCAAGGTTTCAATGGTTTCAATGGTTAATGTTTCAATGGTTTCAATGGTTCATTGTTTCAATGGTTCAATGGTTTCAATGGTTTAATGGTTTCAATGGTTTAATGTTTCAATGGTTTCAATGGTTCATTGTTTCAATGGTTTAATGTTTCAATGGTTTCAATGGTTCATTGTTTCAATGGTTCAATGGTTTCAATGGTTTAATGGTTTCAATGGTTTAATGTTTCAATGGTTTCAATGGTTCAAGGTTTCAATGGTTTCAATGGTTAATGTTTCAATGGTTTCAATGGTTCAATGTTTCAATGGTTCAATGGTTTCAATGGTTCAATGGTTTCAATGGTTTAATGTTTCAATGGTTCAATGGTCTCAATGGTTCAATGGTTCAATGGTTTCAATGGTTTAATGGTTCAATGGTTCAATGATTTCAGTGGTTCAATGGTTTAATGGGTTTCATtcactttcattcattcattaattccaTGCTGTCAGGTGATGAGGAAACAAATTAAAGTCTGAGGGCATCTGGTTTCTGATTCGGATGTTTCTGATGTTTCCAACGTTTCTGACGTTTCCGATGTTTCCGATGTTTCTGATGTTTCTAATATTTCAGATGTTTCCGATGTTACTATGAATCCGATGTGTCTAATATTTCCGATGTTTCTAATGTTTCAGATGTTTCTGATGTTTCCGATGTTTCCGATGTTTCTGATGTTTCCGATGTTCTAATGTTTCCGATGTTTCTGATGTTTCTGATGTTTCTgatgtttctaatgtttctgATGTTTCTGATGTTTCCGATGTTTCCGATGTTTCCGATGTTTCTGATGTTTCCgatgtttctaatgtttctaatgtttctgatgtttctgatgtttctgatgtttctggacTAATCAGTAGATGTTTGTTTTCGTCTTCAGGTCCCGTTCAGCAGAGTGGAGTTTAAAGGCGTGTTCGAGGACTTCATCCACTTCTCCATGTACGAGTCTCACGTCTCGTCTCCGCTGCAGAAGTTTTTGAAGATGTGTGATTTGATGCAGCGGACGGTCGACGTCGGGATGAAACAGTGTGACTCCATGTTGAAGAACGAGAAGCTGATGGCGACTCTGCGGGCCGCCGCGTTCGATGCCGTCCTGCTCGACCCCATTGTGATGTGCGGCGACCTGGTGGCCGACGTGCTTGGCCTGCCGCTCGTCATTTCGCTGCGCTTCACGTTTGGCGGCGTCATGGAGCGACACTGCGGCCACGCACCGGCGCCGCCGTCCTACGTTCCCGTGGCTCCGCTGACGTACGGCGACCGCATGACGTTTGTGGAGAGGCTGATCAATGCGGTGGCGTACGTGTGGATATCAGCGACGAGCGAGGTGTTCTGGAGGCTGACAATTGATAAATACTACAGCGAGTTCAAAAATCAGAGTGGACTTGaacataaagtaaaaaatgattttcaacataaaaataaaaagatttgaaacagaaaattaaacaaattaaatctaaaacagataaagtgacataaattaatataaaaagttGTGAATTAAAGATCCAGAGAGAAACGAAGtttataaaagtgaaaatataacttttgaaaatgtgaaaaataaattacagatGTGGAGTTTACTGACCTGttccttcagaataaaagcctcatggTGCTGTTTCCTGTCTGGACAGGAAGTCCCAGCAGCGCCTGCAGTACTGTGGGGAACGCCGACGTCTGGCTCATCAGGACCTTCTGGGACCTGGAGACGCCGCGGCCGACCCCGCCCAACTTTAAACACGTGGGTGGTCTGCACTGCAAACCGGCCAATCAGCTGCCAGAGGCACAAGCTCCGCTTCCTTTTACTTAGATGACTGACaggaagttttattttgaaattatacaaataaatcaatacaaatgcacacaattgatgatgatgatggtgaagatcttgatgatgtaatgatgatgtcacGTCTTCCAGGACATGGAGGCGTTTGTGCAGAGTTCGGGCGATGCCGGCGTGGTGGTGGTTTCCTTCGGCTCCATGGTAACCAACCTGACAACAGAGCGTGCTGATGTCATCGCCGCCGCTTTAGGACGAATCCCACAGAAGGTCAAAAGCTCCGcccacacagacagagaaataCGTGttccatatatacagtatatatagatatatctatatatctatatatactgtatatatgtatttgtttttagtttttaggtCATTTGGAGGTACAGCGGAGAAACTCCTAAAACTTTGGCAGCGAACACAAAGCTCTCTGATTGGATCCCTCAGAACGACCTGttgggtacacacacacacacacacacacacacacacacacacacacacacacacacacacacacgcaaacacacacacacacacacacacacacacacacacacacacacacacacacacacacacgttttaaAGAAGCAGaatcctttcacaataaaagcccagtGTTTCCTCCCTCTCAGGTCACCCGAGGACCAGAGCGTTCgtgacgcacggaggcaccaaCGGTCTGTACGAGGCCGTGTATCACGCCGTGCCGCTGGTCGGAGTCCCGCTGTTCGGCGATCAGCCCGATAATCTCGCCAGCCTCAGCCGCCGCGGTGTCGCCATCGTCCTCGACTTCAACCGGCTGACGTCCGACGACCTGACGGAGGCGCTGCACGCCGTCATCAACCAGCCGCGGTGAGGATAGGAAGTAGGAACATAGGAagtttctgttttatatttcagctgttttgatgtttgtttgacttttagttttatattttaagtaaattattatttcctgttttatgttgatgttttaaattttttttaaatagtttcttTCCTTTCATAGTAAAAGTCCTGACTTCCTGCTGCATCAGAAAACTTTTTAATTTCATGTCTTTCACCCagctccttcacaataaaagcatactaacatttaaaaataaaacactagCGTGACCAGGCTTTTCTCCCATGATGCTCAGCTACAAGTCCAGCATGCATCGTCTGTCGGCGCTGCACCGTGACCGTCCGGTGACGCCGCTGAGCACCGCCGTCTTCTGGGTGGAGTTTGTGATGCGACACGGCGGAGCGCGACACCTGCGGCTGGCGTCACATGACCTGAACTGGTTCCAGTACCACAGCGTGGACACCGGCGCCGCCCTGCTGGTCGCCATGATGGCCGCCGCCATCCTCTGCTGGGGGGGCATCAAGTGCTTGACTGAAGAACGACTGAAGACTTTTATTCAACAATAAAagtttttaatataaaataaaatacgtgtttttttatgtattttaatattctGATTGtttaagacacattttaattattttgttccagtttgattaaaaatgttgatttaagttttattgtcatttaaGTAAACAAACTGACTTCAGTGTCGTGTCTCTCTACACACCTGGTGTTTGTTTCCATAGAAACTAcagtaatctgattactctcagcagtaatctgattactctCAGCAGTAATCTGATTACCCTCAACAGCAATCTGATTACCCTCAGcagtaatctgattactctCAGCAGTAATCTGATACCCTCAGCAGTAATCTATTACCCTCAGCAGTAATCTGATACCCTCATTAGTAATCTGATTACTCTCAGCAGTAATCTGATACTCTCAGcagtaatctgattactctCAGCAGTAATCTGATTACCTTCCTTCTACAGAAATCTGTCACATGAGAAAAGAAATCAGCTAATTGCTCCGATTTAAGataaaatttattttattttgtacaaaAACAGACACAAGCTCCGCCCCCTCCGTCAGAAACAGCAAACAAATAAAGTTTTAACCTTCAATCTTTCTTTGAACACTTGAACACAGTTAACCTGCTGCTGATCAATACACAATAAAACTGATCAGCTGGACGTTTGGTCACCATggtaacaaccaatcagagagtacagaaataaaaaataagagtaATGTGATTCACTTCATTCTGATGTGTATAGTACAGGaagtaaaatacaaaataaacctgaaaactaaaataaatacacGAACTGAAGCAGATTTATAAcaactacaaaataaaatgtttaaaaagaaattataacaaagaaaaaaataaatccggAGGAAGTTAAACTTTTCTTCTTCACAGGATGTAAAAgattttctctcctcacatttAATTTGAAGGATTTTACaaactttcacaataaaagaaatgattagagaaaaacatttttgttgacCTCTCAATGTTTCCGACGACCCCTCAAAGGGCCTCGACCCTCATGTTGGGAACCTCTGAACCAAAATACTgataaacatgaaaataaaaacactacaGAGAGGATTCTGGGAAATGAAGTTCAGGAgaaactacactgtaaaaaaagttttctttCCATCTTGTCAAATGTTGAGTGCAGAAACATGTATGACGGGGCCGTGTCACACGCTGTGCTGTGATGTCACTTCCCTTTTACACAGGAtcatcaaaataaatgtttgacaGAGCAGATTcttatttttacagtttttttttttaatcttttattcgCATAAAAAGTGATGATGcagatgatgatgtcatcatgtagctcgtttcactttttttattcataattttcaacaaaaaacagcaaagaAACAGCcgactgtcaaaataaaagcccctgcAGACTGACAGGATATGACATCATCAGATCACCTGCGGTACCGTCCCCTCTccttgtccctctctctctctctgtctctgtccctcgCTCGATCCCGCTCTCTGTCGCGTCGGGGTCCTCCACGCTCGCGTTCGCGCTGTCGCTCGCGCTCACGCCGGCTGCTCACCACCGCCTGCGTTCGCCGCAGGAAGTCGTCCACGCGCATGTCGTAGTCGTGCTGCATgatgggaaaaaaaggagagTTAAGAGTCGGTTAGCCtgtgtgctactgggttagcctgtgtgctactgggttagcctgtgtgctactgggttagcctgtgtgctactgggttagcaaCAGACGGTAGACTCACGGGGCTGGAGGTGAAGGCGCGGTGTTGCGGTGCGCGCTGCTTGTCTCTGAAGCGAGGCGGTGCAGCGTCGTGCGGCGGAAGAGgaggatggtggtggtgatggtagGCCTGGTGAGGCGGAGGCGGTGGGTGGCTGTGGTGGTAGTAGGGCGGGTGGTGGGGTGGCGGCTGCTCCACGCCGGGGTACGTCGCCTGATGACACatacatgacatcatcacatcgGTCTGTTGTCAATAACCTGATCGATCAGTAGTTCAATAACAGAGAGAGTCTCACCAGAGTCTGCCAGGGAGCAGGAGGACCGACGCTATGGTGGTAATCCCTCATGTAGTCGTTATAGGactgaaacaggaaacacaggTGAGCACCTGAACGCACCTGAACGCACCTGAATACACCTGAATACACCTGAAACTAAGGCTAACAGGATAACAACTCACTGTGCTTACAAGACTGAACACAGCTTCAACTggagctaacatgctaacaggattcaattaagctaagctaacatgctaacaggatgaagctaagctaacatgctaacaggataaagctaagctaacatgctaacaggataaagctaagctaacatgctaacaggatgaagctaagctaacatgctaacaggataaagctaagctaacatgctaacaggataaagctaagctaacatgctaacaggatgaagctaagctaacatgctaacaggataaagctaagctaacatgctaataggataaaatgaagctaagctaacaggataaagctaagctaacatgctaacaggatgaagctaagctaacatgctaacaggataaagctaagctaacatgctaacaggataaagctaagctaacatgctaacaggatgaagctaagctaacatgctaacaggataaagctaagctaacatgctaataggataaaatgaagctaagctaacaggataaagctaagctaacatgctaacaggatgaagctaagctaacatgctaacaggataaagctaagctaagctaacatgctaaagctaagctaacagcttTGGGACTCACCCCGTTGAGGAAAACGTCTCGTCTCACGCTAGAGAATcgtctaaaaacaaaacaaagtgatgaaatgaaaatataaaagtaaTTTATAGAAACTTCAATTAACGATCTCAACATAGTTACACACCATTTAAAAAGTTTACATCGTAAAtacaacttcctgtttgtgtttttcaaagtaaaagccgGTATATTCAACACAAACTTAgttaaatatttcacattttcaattAAACCTCATCTAATCTTTAAGCTGCTGAACGCCGCCGTAGCCCCGCCTACTTcctgtgtgtctcacctgtccACCGGCTGGTTACGGAGGTCTTGGATGAACCCTGAAAATGAAATTAATTCTTGTGTTAAATTTGACTTTTCCATCAGTTGATCTGCTGAGCTGCTGATCTGCTGATCAGCTGAGCTGCTGAGCTGCCGAGCAGCTGATCGGCAGGCAATCGGTTCACACAGTTACCGACAgattacacaaataaaacacaaaataaaagttacaataaaaaacaaattctcAACAAAATGAATACAGTTTAAAAACAAAGACCAGATGCTATAAACGCAGCATAATAGAATTAAATtatgaaacaatgaaaacatttcaaaaaaataaacttaaaaagtacataaaaatataaaatataaaatatacaactaaaattaaTTCTTAAATCTGATTTTTCAAACAGGCAAAAAGGCATCGACGTATAAATAAGAACATGTTATCACACAGTTTGATACAGAGTGCAGTTAGTGTCACAGTTTACAGTTAATAaagttatttaaataaacacatcAGAGTGAACGTTTATCAGACAATTCAAATCAATAAATCGTAGATTGAAGTTTTCAGATTAACGACCTGCTCGCTGGTTGAAGTCAGGTGGACCGTCGGCTCGCGGTCGCTTCCTGCCGTGGAGGTCGTACTCTTCAGGACGACGCCTACGTAGACAAGTCGACAAttaagacacacacatgcacacgatacacactctcacacacacacacacacacacacatattaatacacactCCGGAAAACTCACTCAGCTCAAATctcaaacagaagaagaaaaaaacctcCCAGTACGTCACCGAACAACTACTCTGACACCTCCGGTAATTAAGAAAATCTGACGCCAGGTTCGATGATGTCATCCAGGTGAGACGTGTCTACAGGTGTTCAGCCGTGACTTCCTGTTTCAATTTAACATCAGATCCAAACTGACGTCTGCATCCATCTAAAACATCAATCACACGCTTCACGGGACAATGTGTTAACTTTCTATTCAAGTATTATCTACCGgtccacttcctgtctgctggtcCACTTCCTGTCTACGGATTCACTTCCTGTCTACCAGTCCACTTCCTGCCTACTGgtccacttcctgtctgccGGTCCACTTCCTGCCTACTGGCCCACTTCCTGTTGTT encodes:
- the LOC141757887 gene encoding UDP-glucuronosyltransferase 2A1-like, whose amino-acid sequence is MQVLPPPPLLLLLPAVLLLLLHPYTPADGSHVLVFPGEYSHWLNMRSIMEELVRRNHSVTVLISEASPTVNYNDSRDAAKFNFLDFKVPFSRVEFKGVFEDFIHFSMYESHVSSPLQKFLKMCDLMQRTVDVGMKQCDSMLKNEKLMATLRAAAFDAVLLDPIVMCGDLVADVLGLPLVISLRFTFGGVMERHCGHAPAPPSYVPVAPLTYGDRMTFVERLINAVAYVWISATSEVFWRLTIDKYYSEFKNQRSPSSACSTVGNADVWLIRTFWDLETPRPTPPNFKHVGGLHCKPANQLPEDMEAFVQSSGDAGVVVVSFGSMVTNLTTERADVIAAALGRIPQKVIWRYSGETPKTLAANTKLSDWIPQNDLLGHPRTRAFVTHGGTNGLYEAVYHAVPLVGVPLFGDQPDNLASLSRRGVAIVLDFNRLTSDDLTEALHAVINQPRYKSSMHRLSALHRDRPVTPLSTAVFWVEFVMRHGGARHLRLASHDLNWFQYHSVDTGAALLVAMMAAAILCWGGIKCLTEERLKTFIQQ